Proteins encoded by one window of Drosophila melanogaster chromosome X:
- the CG32809 gene encoding uncharacterized protein, isoform D produces MLIRWKSKDKSASSNQSVGGSSSSSSKKKRKGREGEEDWQNEAKSGRLPSNEQGGDERRRAMRRDDPRRHTLGGDMLVYGSQHPHAHQMAPQQQRAMDLEMSTRAQKNKKNQPMRGYAPVNQGPLFDDDPGIMSEVETASTGFRRGGKQRSSLPVVRTPSKTLERPLGLVFLQYRSETKRALLPNEITSIDTVRALFVRSFPRQLTMSYLEGPNVKIYIHDASKDMFYELEDVRSHLREIRDRSVLRLFESTEVAAPPQILPGGPGIPQPLPQAQANWDQDQSYFSEPEFDSDYKHQHIHKSKIGKQPAPYYVGSSQTLPRGMYSSERNKVSMDGYTSSPERSSRGNYEEPYYSQYGTRGAVVAPIIDEEQSDGTMTEDQYALYGIKVGPGPNRLTHRGNQIYDPTRPEDLHRIRVEHMERQLANLTGLVQKALVNQNPQIAPLAVPTLDPNYLVVPSQMQANGSGDELYIREKAPKLGKNSCQKSVSFEKSVSFSDDIQGIPKSHNPLHAAETKPTKPAIKSSTLPRTSSQERDRLKPPPPPKPIVLAQTAHPNYRADIALAPEVYNHLRGLQKKAKDLRMEVRTLRRLSQAQAVAVREDIKGTFMRIRATLLASSGSFWDHQGDQDATRISREEELYKQEVIRLEKDLSDLEGSVENLRGEVINRRTRVNMTAVEDMALVLSRASKTVAELKLKFPSLSNGLRCILSNEMEKVVREEKFLKEEPDRLESALRRCKKLTGTLVTLKRLASVQEQRLPPNEPTISEETPRSADISAPDKPIPTPRMGSFALSGGLAPENALDALLDELKTFSKPIAQQQQQQQQQQQQQQQQHQHQQLYEIRPEDSASDESAQAAVQSTVTTQISQARLYTEASVNVQQATTGSMVIAVASGTVSAQAQAQRGVLTHQQSQSQAQLMVHTNMGSLRRLHSYPSESDGELPGPPPTGPRASETSSSTSLANGGSSSKPPVPERNAELITKVGHKRIPPPPPPRTSSRSPLASPTSPNVPPNQAAAATVNLIPNSNSNASANANANANSNATGNKGIVGETTSVVSGDTSSGDNSSGNESGNDHVQRQVALEMRHQELLKKQKMLQEQYQRLQQMSKLPSVDVASSSSSSAQDIASGSNTLRKLGSETNIQQKIAALSLACETSGAAAAAAAAAAAAATNGGVVASDATSGAIGGGGGAGAAGAAGASAAAAHSNSNSNSNLNLNLNSQHQTATTTTKQLYETEIL; encoded by the exons ATGTTGATCCGTTGGAAGAGTAAGGACAAGAGCGCCTCCTCCAACCAGAGCgtcggcggcagcagcagctcctcgtCGAAGAAGAAGCGCAAGGGTAGAGAGGGCG AAGAAGACTGGCAGAATGAGGCAAAGTCGGGACGGCTTCCGTCGAATGAACAGG GTGGCGACGAAAGACGACGAGCCATGCGACGCGACGATCCACGACGACATACGCTCGGCGGCGATATGCTGGTCTACGGCTCGCAGCATCCACACGCCCATCAGATGGCGCCCCAGCAACAGCGGGCCATGGATCTGGAG ATGAGTACGCGCGCGCAGAAGAACAAAAAGAACCAGCCGATGCGCGGTTATGCGCCTGTTAACCAGGGACCGCTGTTCGACGACGATCCCGGCATCATGTCGGAGGTGGAAACGGCCAGCACCGGATTCCGGAGGGGCGGCAAGCAGCGCTCCTCGCTCCCCGTGGTACGCACGCCCTCGAAAACTCTGGAACGACCGCTGGGCCTGGTCTTTCTGCAGTACCGCTCGGAGACGAAGCGCGCCCTGCTGCCCAACGAGATCACTTCGATTGATACGGTGCGCGCCCTGTTCGTACGCTCGTTTCCGCGCCAGTTGACCATGTCATATCTGGAGGGGCCCAATGTGAAGATTTACATTCACGATGCCAGCAAGGATATGTTCTACGAGCTGGAGGACGTGCGCTCGCATCTGCGCGAGATCAGGGATCGCTCCGTGCTGCGTCTCTTTGAGTCCACTGAGGTGGCAGCCCCGCCCCAGATTCTGCCCGGCGGCCCTGGAATACCCCAACCCCTGCCGCAGGCGCAGGCCAATTGGGATCAGGATCAGAGCTACTTCAGCGAGCCGGAGTTCGACTCGGACTACAAGCACCAGCATATCCACAAATCAAAG ATTGGCAAACAACCGGCGCCCTACTACGTGGGCTCATCGCAGACACTGCCGCGAGGCATGTACTCTTCAGAACGGAACAAGGTGTCGATGG ATGGATATACCAGTTCCCCGGAGCGCAGTAGCCGCGGAAACTACGAGGAGCCATACTACAGCCAGTACGGAACGAGGGGCGCCGTGGTGGCGCCCATTATCGACGAGGAGCAGAG CGATGGAACCATGACAGAGGATCAGTACGCACTGTACGGCATAAAGGTGGGACCAGGACCCAACCGCCTCACGCATCGCGGCAACCAGATCTACGATCCCACTAG GCCCGAAGACTTGCATCGGATTCGTGTGGAGCACATGGAAAGGCAGCTGGCCAACCTGACGGGACTAGTGCAGAAGGCCCTCGTTAACCAGAACCCCCAGATTGCCCCGCTGGCCGTGCCCACTCTGGACCCAAACTATCTGGTCGTGCCGTCGCAGATGCAAG CCAACGGCTCCGGGGATGAGCTGTACATTCGGGAGAAAGCTCCCAAGCTGGGCAAAAACTCGTGCC AAAAATCCGTGTCCTTTGAGAAGTCCGTGTCATTTAGCGATGACATACAGGGAATACCAAAGTCTCACAATCCCCTACATGCcg CCGAAACGAAGCCAACCAAGCCGGCAATCAAGTCGTCCACTCTTCCACGCACCTCGTCCCAAG AGCGTGACCGACTAAAGCCTCCTCCGCCCCCCAAGCCGATCGTGCTAGCCCAGACCGCTCATCCCAACTACCGGGCGGACATTGCCCTGGCTCCTGAGGTGTACAACCATTTGCGCGGCCTGCAGAAGAAGGCCAAGGACCTGCGCATGGAGGTGCGCACCCTGAGGCGCCTCTCGCAGGCCCAGGCTGTTGCCGTGCGCGAAGACATCAAGGGAACCTTCATGCGGATTCGCGCTACTCTGCTGGCGAGCAGCGGCAGCTTCTGGGATCACCAGGGCGACCAGGACGCCACACGCATTTCGCGGGAGGAGGAGCTCTACAAGCAAGAAGTAATCCGCCTGGAGAAGGACCTCAGCGACCTGGAGGGGTCTGTTGAGAACCTGCGCGGCGAGGTCATTAACCGGCGAACACGCGTCAACATGACGGCCGTGGAAGACATGGCTCTGGTGCTGAGCCGGGCAAG CAAAACCGTCGCCGAGCTGAAGCTAAAGTTCCCATCCCTGTCGAATGGCTTGCGCTGCATCCTGTCTAACGAGATGGAGAAAGTGGTGCGAGAAGAAAAGTTCCTCAAAGAAGAGCCCGACCGTTTGGAGTCGGCGCTACGTCGCTGCAAGAAGCTGACCGGCACACTGGTGACGCTCAAACG CTTGGCCAGCGTGCAGGAGCAACGGCTGCCGCCGAACGAGCCGACTATTAGTGAGGAGACACCACGATCCGCGGACATCTCGGCGCCCGACAAG CCAATCCCAACACCCAGGATGGGGTCGTTCGCTCTCAGCGGGGGACTCGCACCCGAAAACGCACTCGATGCTCTGCTAGATGAGCTCAAGACATTCTCCAAGCCCATCgcccaacaacagcagcagcagcagcaacagcagcagcaacaacagcagcagcaccagcaccagcaactATACGAG ATTCGCCCTGAAGACTCGGCATCCGACGAAAGCGCCCAGGCCGCAGTACAAAGCACCGTCACCACGCAAATATCGCAGGCCCGTCTCTACACGGAGGCGAGCGTCAATGTGCAGCAAGCGACCACCGGCAGCATGGTCATCGCTGTCGCCTCGGGAACTGTTTCGGCCCAAGCTCAAGCCCAGCGAGGAGTGCTCACCCACcagcagtcgcagtcgcaggcACAGCTGATGGTGCACACCAACATGGGCAGCCTGCGACGCCTGCACTCCTATCCCAGTGAGTCGGATGGCGAACTGCCTGGGCCGCCACCGACTGGCCCGCGGGCCAGCGAGACCTCGTCCTCGACCAGCCTGGCcaacggcggcagcagcagcaagccaCCCGTGCCCGAGCGAAACGCTGAATTGATCACCAAGGTGGGCCACAAGCGCATCCCGCCACCTCCGCCGCCACGCACCAGCTCACGCAGTCCACTGGCCAGTCCAACCAGCCCGAACGTGCCACCAAACCAGGCTGCCGCAGCCACAGTCAATTTGATTCCCAATTCCAATTCAAATGCCAgcgccaatgccaatgccaatgccaatagCAATGCCACAGGAAACAAGGGAATAGTGGGTGAGACTACGTCCGTCGTTAGCGGCGACACCTCAAGCGGGGACAACTCGAGCGGCAACGAGTCCGGCAACGATCATGTGCAGCGCCAGGTGGCCCTCGAGATGCGCCACCAGGAGCTGCTCAAGAAGCAAAAGATGCTGCAGGAGCAGTACCAGCGGTTGCAGCAGATGAGCAAGCTGCCTTCGGTGGATGTggcctcctcttcctcctcctctgcACAGGACATCGCAAGTGGCAGCAATACACTCCGGAAGCTGGGCAGCGAGACAAACATCCAGCAGAAGATAGCCGCATTGAGTCTAGCCTGTGAGACTAGTGGAGCCGCAGctgcggcggcagcggcggctgctgctgcggctacCAATGGCGGCGTGGTGGCCAGTGATGCTACGAGCGGTGCGatcggcggtggtggtggtgctggagCTGCAGGGGCGGCTGGTGCgagcgctgctgctgcacactccaactcgaactcgaactcgaatttgaatttgaatttgaactCCCAACACCAGACCGCCACAACGACCACTAAACAGCTGTACGAGACCGAGATACTTTAA
- the CG32809 gene encoding uncharacterized protein, isoform K: protein MLIRWKSKDKSASSNQSVGGSSSSSSKKKRKGREGEDWQNEAKSGRLPSNEQGGDERRRAMRRDDPRRHTLGGDMLVYGSQHPHAHQMAPQQQRAMDLEMSTRAQKNKKNQPMRGYAPVNQGPLFDDDPGIMSEVETASTGFRRGGKQRSSLPVVRTPSKTLERPLGLVFLQYRSETKRALLPNEITSIDTVRALFVRSFPRQLTMSYLEGPNVKIYIHDASKDMFYELEDVRSHLREIRDRSVLRLFESTEVAAPPQILPGGPGIPQPLPQAQANWDQDQSYFSEPEFDSDYKHQHIHKSKIGKQPAPYYVGSSQTLPRGMYSSERNKVSMGAPVKPLRSLNPRGSMEPLFPYTPDQLYSIPDGYTSSPERSSRGNYEEPYYSQYGTRGAVVAPIIDEEQSDGTMTEDQYALYGIKVGPGPNRLTHRGNQIYDPTRPEDLHRIRVEHMERQLANLTGLVQKALVNQNPQIAPLAVPTLDPNYLVVPSQMQANGSGDELYIREKAPKLGKNSCQKSVSFEKSVSFSDDIQGIPKSHNPLHAAETKPTKPAIKSSTLPRTSSQERDRLKPPPPPKPIVLAQTAHPNYRADIALAPEVYNHLRGLQKKAKDLRMEVRTLRRLSQAQAVAVREDIKGTFMRIRATLLASSGSFWDHQGDQDATRISREEELYKQEVIRLEKDLSDLEGSVENLRGEVINRRTRVNMTAVEDMALVLSRASKTVAELKLKFPSLSNGLRCILSNEMEKVVREEKFLKEEPDRLESALRRCKKLTGTLVTLKRLASVQEQRLPPNEPTISEETPRSADISAPDKPIPTPRMGSFALSGGLAPENALDALLDELKTFSKPIAQQQQQQQQQQQQQQQQHQHQQLYESPSADSP from the exons ATGTTGATCCGTTGGAAGAGTAAGGACAAGAGCGCCTCCTCCAACCAGAGCgtcggcggcagcagcagctcctcgtCGAAGAAGAAGCGCAAGGGTAGAGAGGGCG AAGACTGGCAGAATGAGGCAAAGTCGGGACGGCTTCCGTCGAATGAACAGG GTGGCGACGAAAGACGACGAGCCATGCGACGCGACGATCCACGACGACATACGCTCGGCGGCGATATGCTGGTCTACGGCTCGCAGCATCCACACGCCCATCAGATGGCGCCCCAGCAACAGCGGGCCATGGATCTGGAG ATGAGTACGCGCGCGCAGAAGAACAAAAAGAACCAGCCGATGCGCGGTTATGCGCCTGTTAACCAGGGACCGCTGTTCGACGACGATCCCGGCATCATGTCGGAGGTGGAAACGGCCAGCACCGGATTCCGGAGGGGCGGCAAGCAGCGCTCCTCGCTCCCCGTGGTACGCACGCCCTCGAAAACTCTGGAACGACCGCTGGGCCTGGTCTTTCTGCAGTACCGCTCGGAGACGAAGCGCGCCCTGCTGCCCAACGAGATCACTTCGATTGATACGGTGCGCGCCCTGTTCGTACGCTCGTTTCCGCGCCAGTTGACCATGTCATATCTGGAGGGGCCCAATGTGAAGATTTACATTCACGATGCCAGCAAGGATATGTTCTACGAGCTGGAGGACGTGCGCTCGCATCTGCGCGAGATCAGGGATCGCTCCGTGCTGCGTCTCTTTGAGTCCACTGAGGTGGCAGCCCCGCCCCAGATTCTGCCCGGCGGCCCTGGAATACCCCAACCCCTGCCGCAGGCGCAGGCCAATTGGGATCAGGATCAGAGCTACTTCAGCGAGCCGGAGTTCGACTCGGACTACAAGCACCAGCATATCCACAAATCAAAG ATTGGCAAACAACCGGCGCCCTACTACGTGGGCTCATCGCAGACACTGCCGCGAGGCATGTACTCTTCAGAACGGAACAAGGTGTCGATGG GAGCGCCTGTGAAACCACTCAGATCGCTTAATCCAAGGGGTAGCATGGAACCCCTGTTCCCCTACACCCCGGATCAGTTATACAGCATTCCAG ATGGATATACCAGTTCCCCGGAGCGCAGTAGCCGCGGAAACTACGAGGAGCCATACTACAGCCAGTACGGAACGAGGGGCGCCGTGGTGGCGCCCATTATCGACGAGGAGCAGAG CGATGGAACCATGACAGAGGATCAGTACGCACTGTACGGCATAAAGGTGGGACCAGGACCCAACCGCCTCACGCATCGCGGCAACCAGATCTACGATCCCACTAG GCCCGAAGACTTGCATCGGATTCGTGTGGAGCACATGGAAAGGCAGCTGGCCAACCTGACGGGACTAGTGCAGAAGGCCCTCGTTAACCAGAACCCCCAGATTGCCCCGCTGGCCGTGCCCACTCTGGACCCAAACTATCTGGTCGTGCCGTCGCAGATGCAAG CCAACGGCTCCGGGGATGAGCTGTACATTCGGGAGAAAGCTCCCAAGCTGGGCAAAAACTCGTGCC AAAAATCCGTGTCCTTTGAGAAGTCCGTGTCATTTAGCGATGACATACAGGGAATACCAAAGTCTCACAATCCCCTACATGCcg CCGAAACGAAGCCAACCAAGCCGGCAATCAAGTCGTCCACTCTTCCACGCACCTCGTCCCAAG AGCGTGACCGACTAAAGCCTCCTCCGCCCCCCAAGCCGATCGTGCTAGCCCAGACCGCTCATCCCAACTACCGGGCGGACATTGCCCTGGCTCCTGAGGTGTACAACCATTTGCGCGGCCTGCAGAAGAAGGCCAAGGACCTGCGCATGGAGGTGCGCACCCTGAGGCGCCTCTCGCAGGCCCAGGCTGTTGCCGTGCGCGAAGACATCAAGGGAACCTTCATGCGGATTCGCGCTACTCTGCTGGCGAGCAGCGGCAGCTTCTGGGATCACCAGGGCGACCAGGACGCCACACGCATTTCGCGGGAGGAGGAGCTCTACAAGCAAGAAGTAATCCGCCTGGAGAAGGACCTCAGCGACCTGGAGGGGTCTGTTGAGAACCTGCGCGGCGAGGTCATTAACCGGCGAACACGCGTCAACATGACGGCCGTGGAAGACATGGCTCTGGTGCTGAGCCGGGCAAG CAAAACCGTCGCCGAGCTGAAGCTAAAGTTCCCATCCCTGTCGAATGGCTTGCGCTGCATCCTGTCTAACGAGATGGAGAAAGTGGTGCGAGAAGAAAAGTTCCTCAAAGAAGAGCCCGACCGTTTGGAGTCGGCGCTACGTCGCTGCAAGAAGCTGACCGGCACACTGGTGACGCTCAAACG CTTGGCCAGCGTGCAGGAGCAACGGCTGCCGCCGAACGAGCCGACTATTAGTGAGGAGACACCACGATCCGCGGACATCTCGGCGCCCGACAAG CCAATCCCAACACCCAGGATGGGGTCGTTCGCTCTCAGCGGGGGACTCGCACCCGAAAACGCACTCGATGCTCTGCTAGATGAGCTCAAGACATTCTCCAAGCCCATCgcccaacaacagcagcagcagcagcaacagcagcagcaacaacagcagcagcaccagcaccagcaactATACGAG TCTCCCTCCGCAGATTCGCCCTGA
- the CG32809 gene encoding uncharacterized protein, isoform F encodes MYLNQRTEKGAPVKPLRSLNPRGSMEPLFPYTPDQLYSIPDGYTSSPERSSRGNYEEPYYSQYGTRGAVVAPIIDEEQSDGTMTEDQYALYGIKVGPGPNRLTHRGNQIYDPTRPEDLHRIRVEHMERQLANLTGLVQKALVNQNPQIAPLAVPTLDPNYLVVPSQMQANGSGDELYIREKAPKLGKNSCQKSVSFEKSVSFSDDIQGIPKSHNPLHAAETKPTKPAIKSSTLPRTSSQERDRLKPPPPPKPIVLAQTAHPNYRADIALAPEVYNHLRGLQKKAKDLRMEVRTLRRLSQAQAVAVREDIKGTFMRIRATLLASSGSFWDHQGDQDATRISREEELYKQEVIRLEKDLSDLEGSVENLRGEVINRRTRVNMTAVEDMALVLSRASKTVAELKLKFPSLSNGLRCILSNEMEKVVREEKFLKEEPDRLESALRRCKKLTGTLVTLKRLASVQEQRLPPNEPTISEETPRSADISAPDKPIPTPRMGSFALSGGLAPENALDALLDELKTFSKPIAQQQQQQQQQQQQQQQQHQHQQLYEIRPEDSASDESAQAAVQSTVTTQISQARLYTEASVNVQQATTGSMVIAVASGTVSAQAQAQRGVLTHQQSQSQAQLMVHTNMGSLRRLHSYPSESDGELPGPPPTGPRASETSSSTSLANGGSSSKPPVPERNAELITKVGHKRIPPPPPPRTSSRSPLASPTSPNVPPNQAAAATVNLIPNSNSNASANANANANSNATGNKGIVGETTSVVSGDTSSGDNSSGNESGNDHVQRQVALEMRHQELLKKQKMLQEQYQRLQQMSKLPSVDVASSSSSSAQDIASGSNTLRKLGSETNIQQKIAALSLACETSGAAAAAAAAAAAAATNGGVVASDATSGAIGGGGGAGAAGAAGASAAAAHSNSNSNSNLNLNLNSQHQTATTTTKQLYETEIL; translated from the exons aTGTATCTGAACCAACGAACCGAAAAAGGAGCGCCTGTGAAACCACTCAGATCGCTTAATCCAAGGGGTAGCATGGAACCCCTGTTCCCCTACACCCCGGATCAGTTATACAGCATTCCAG ATGGATATACCAGTTCCCCGGAGCGCAGTAGCCGCGGAAACTACGAGGAGCCATACTACAGCCAGTACGGAACGAGGGGCGCCGTGGTGGCGCCCATTATCGACGAGGAGCAGAG CGATGGAACCATGACAGAGGATCAGTACGCACTGTACGGCATAAAGGTGGGACCAGGACCCAACCGCCTCACGCATCGCGGCAACCAGATCTACGATCCCACTAG GCCCGAAGACTTGCATCGGATTCGTGTGGAGCACATGGAAAGGCAGCTGGCCAACCTGACGGGACTAGTGCAGAAGGCCCTCGTTAACCAGAACCCCCAGATTGCCCCGCTGGCCGTGCCCACTCTGGACCCAAACTATCTGGTCGTGCCGTCGCAGATGCAAG CCAACGGCTCCGGGGATGAGCTGTACATTCGGGAGAAAGCTCCCAAGCTGGGCAAAAACTCGTGCC AAAAATCCGTGTCCTTTGAGAAGTCCGTGTCATTTAGCGATGACATACAGGGAATACCAAAGTCTCACAATCCCCTACATGCcg CCGAAACGAAGCCAACCAAGCCGGCAATCAAGTCGTCCACTCTTCCACGCACCTCGTCCCAAG AGCGTGACCGACTAAAGCCTCCTCCGCCCCCCAAGCCGATCGTGCTAGCCCAGACCGCTCATCCCAACTACCGGGCGGACATTGCCCTGGCTCCTGAGGTGTACAACCATTTGCGCGGCCTGCAGAAGAAGGCCAAGGACCTGCGCATGGAGGTGCGCACCCTGAGGCGCCTCTCGCAGGCCCAGGCTGTTGCCGTGCGCGAAGACATCAAGGGAACCTTCATGCGGATTCGCGCTACTCTGCTGGCGAGCAGCGGCAGCTTCTGGGATCACCAGGGCGACCAGGACGCCACACGCATTTCGCGGGAGGAGGAGCTCTACAAGCAAGAAGTAATCCGCCTGGAGAAGGACCTCAGCGACCTGGAGGGGTCTGTTGAGAACCTGCGCGGCGAGGTCATTAACCGGCGAACACGCGTCAACATGACGGCCGTGGAAGACATGGCTCTGGTGCTGAGCCGGGCAAG CAAAACCGTCGCCGAGCTGAAGCTAAAGTTCCCATCCCTGTCGAATGGCTTGCGCTGCATCCTGTCTAACGAGATGGAGAAAGTGGTGCGAGAAGAAAAGTTCCTCAAAGAAGAGCCCGACCGTTTGGAGTCGGCGCTACGTCGCTGCAAGAAGCTGACCGGCACACTGGTGACGCTCAAACG CTTGGCCAGCGTGCAGGAGCAACGGCTGCCGCCGAACGAGCCGACTATTAGTGAGGAGACACCACGATCCGCGGACATCTCGGCGCCCGACAAG CCAATCCCAACACCCAGGATGGGGTCGTTCGCTCTCAGCGGGGGACTCGCACCCGAAAACGCACTCGATGCTCTGCTAGATGAGCTCAAGACATTCTCCAAGCCCATCgcccaacaacagcagcagcagcagcaacagcagcagcaacaacagcagcagcaccagcaccagcaactATACGAG ATTCGCCCTGAAGACTCGGCATCCGACGAAAGCGCCCAGGCCGCAGTACAAAGCACCGTCACCACGCAAATATCGCAGGCCCGTCTCTACACGGAGGCGAGCGTCAATGTGCAGCAAGCGACCACCGGCAGCATGGTCATCGCTGTCGCCTCGGGAACTGTTTCGGCCCAAGCTCAAGCCCAGCGAGGAGTGCTCACCCACcagcagtcgcagtcgcaggcACAGCTGATGGTGCACACCAACATGGGCAGCCTGCGACGCCTGCACTCCTATCCCAGTGAGTCGGATGGCGAACTGCCTGGGCCGCCACCGACTGGCCCGCGGGCCAGCGAGACCTCGTCCTCGACCAGCCTGGCcaacggcggcagcagcagcaagccaCCCGTGCCCGAGCGAAACGCTGAATTGATCACCAAGGTGGGCCACAAGCGCATCCCGCCACCTCCGCCGCCACGCACCAGCTCACGCAGTCCACTGGCCAGTCCAACCAGCCCGAACGTGCCACCAAACCAGGCTGCCGCAGCCACAGTCAATTTGATTCCCAATTCCAATTCAAATGCCAgcgccaatgccaatgccaatgccaatagCAATGCCACAGGAAACAAGGGAATAGTGGGTGAGACTACGTCCGTCGTTAGCGGCGACACCTCAAGCGGGGACAACTCGAGCGGCAACGAGTCCGGCAACGATCATGTGCAGCGCCAGGTGGCCCTCGAGATGCGCCACCAGGAGCTGCTCAAGAAGCAAAAGATGCTGCAGGAGCAGTACCAGCGGTTGCAGCAGATGAGCAAGCTGCCTTCGGTGGATGTggcctcctcttcctcctcctctgcACAGGACATCGCAAGTGGCAGCAATACACTCCGGAAGCTGGGCAGCGAGACAAACATCCAGCAGAAGATAGCCGCATTGAGTCTAGCCTGTGAGACTAGTGGAGCCGCAGctgcggcggcagcggcggctgctgctgcggctacCAATGGCGGCGTGGTGGCCAGTGATGCTACGAGCGGTGCGatcggcggtggtggtggtgctggagCTGCAGGGGCGGCTGGTGCgagcgctgctgctgcacactccaactcgaactcgaactcgaatttgaatttgaatttgaactCCCAACACCAGACCGCCACAACGACCACTAAACAGCTGTACGAGACCGAGATACTTTAA